The Brevundimonas sp. SORGH_AS_0993 genome segment GGCCGAACCCGTGGGGCTGGAACAGGATCAGCAACCGCCCGTCGAAGGCGTGCAGCGTCTTCAGCGTGGCGGCGATCTTGTCGGGGTTATGGGCGAAGTCGTCGATGACGGTGATGTCGCCCGTGGTTCCGACCACCTCCATTCGGCGGCGGATGCCGGCGAAGGTCGACAGGGCCTTGACCGCCTCGGCCGTCGGCACGCCCACGGCCTTCACCGCGCCCAGCGCCGCGAGGGCGTTGGCGACATTGTGCGCGCCGGGCACGTTCAGAACCACGTCATGCTCGCTCCAGCCCTCGATCAGCCGGAACTTCATCCCCGTGGGCAGGGGCTGAAGATCATGGCCGGACAGGTCGGCCTTTTCCTCGCCCAGGCCGAATGTGATGGCCTTGCCGGCCGACAGAGTCTGGGCCAGCGCCGCCGTCTCGGGATTGTCCAGGTTCAACACGGCCGTCGTCGCTCGCGCGGTGAAGCCGCCGAACAGGTCGCGCAACTCCTCCATCGACTTGTGGTCCAGTGAGATGTTGGACACCACCGCCACCGTTGGATCATAGCGGGCGATGGAGCCGTCGCTTTCGTCCACTTCAGACACGAAAAGGTCGGGGCCACCGATCACGGCGCTGGCGAACGGATGGTCGGCGTCGGCGAAATTCTTCATCACCGCCCCGTTCATGACGGTGGGCGCGCGGCCCGTCTGATGCAGGATCCAGGCGATCATGCCGGTGATGGTGGACTTGCCGCTGGTGCCCGCCACGCCGACCGAGGTGGGGGCGGCGTTGAACAGTTCGCTCAGCAGTTCGGGTCGGGTTTTGATCGTGGCGCCCACGCGACGAGCCGCGCCGATGTCCGGCACCGTGTCCTCCACGGCGCCGGTCGCCACCACGATCTGATCGGCGCGGGTCACGCCCGATCCGTCCTGGGGGTGCAGGGTCACGCCGTGGGCGCGCAGCCAGTTGAACTTCTCGGGCGTGCGCCCTTGATCCAGCGCGCGATCCGAGCCCTCGATGGCCGCGCCGCGCGCCTGGACGATCAGGGCCAGGGGCAGCATGCCCGATCCGCCGATGCCGCAGAAGAAATAGGAGGCGTCTTGGTTCATGCCCCCTTAGAACAGGGGATCGGGGCGATCCGCCAGTGGGGATCGCAAAATCGGCGAAGAAGGCGGTCGTGGACGGCAATAGAGTGAAGATCGGCGTCGTCTGCGCCAGTTCGCGCTTCTCCAGGGAGCGCGCCGACGCCATCGAGGCATGGATCGCCCAGCACCACCCCGACCGAGATGTGGCTGTGGTCTTTCACCCCGCCTGCTTTCTGAAGCACGGCCATTTCGCCGGCGACGACCGCGCCCGCGCCGAAGCCTTCGTTGAGTTCGCCAACGACCCGCGCATCGACGCCGTCTGGTTCGGGCGCGGCGGCTATGGCTCCTGCCGCATCGCCGATGCGGTCCTGCCCCGGCTGAACGCCGTGGCGCGCAAGAAGCGGTATATGGGCTATTCCGACGCCGGCAGCCTGCTGGCGGGAATGTACAAGGCCGGGTTCGAACACCTGGCCCACGGGCCCATGGCCTCGGACGCCGTGCGGGACGACCAGACGGCGAAGGGCGCCCTGTCGTGGCTGTCGACGGGGCGCAGCGACTGGATAGAGCCCTCGCTGGCCGAAGACCCTCGACCCGCCGTCGCCTTCAACCTGACCATATTGAACGAACTGACAGGCACGGCCCTGGAACCCGATTTGGCCGGTCATGTCCTGATGCTGGAGGAGGTTTCAGAGGCCGCCTACCGCATCGACCGGATGATGTTTCACTTGACGGGGCAGGCTTCGATTCGGCGCGTGGCTGGAATTCGCCTGGGACGGGTATCGGACGTGACGCCAAACGATCCCGATTTTGGTCAGACTCCTGAGGAGATCGTTCGATACTGGTGCCTTAGGTCCGGCATAAAATTCCTTGGTATGGCTGACATCGGGCACGACGCTGCCAACAAGATCGTTCCCTTCGGTCGCCCCTGACGCGAAGCAGGCGCGGCGCAAAAGACACAGTCTCGCCTTGTTCTGAAAATCGTCGGTCGGCGCCCTCTCGACAGGATGCGGCGCCTTCCGTCAGATGAAGGTCCGCGAGGCGTTAGGACTTCGTTAGCCAAGGCGTTGGGGGACGCTGCGGTTTACGCCTTCTGCGATGCGGCGGTTCGTTCGGATATCGGGGGATGCCTGGACGAACCGCCTGATCGCCCCCGATATCGACGCCGAGGCCCGCAGGCCTTAAGGATCGCCGGGTGCGTTTCGACGAAAGATTCATCGATGAACTGAAGGCTCGCCTTCGGCCGTCCGACGTGATCGGGCGGACGGTGAAGCTGAAACGTCAGGGGCGCGAATACGTCGGCCTGTCGCCCTTCTCGAAGGAGAAGTCGCCGTCCTTCTTCGTCAATGACGACAAGGGGTTCTTTCACGACTTCTCGTCCGGCAAGCACGGCGACATCATCTCCTTCCTGCAGGAAACCGAGCGGCTCAGCTTCGTCGAGGCGGTGCAGCGCCTAGCCGGCGAGGCGGGGATGCAGCTTCCCGCCGAAGATCCCAAGGAGGCCGAGCGCGAGCAGAAGCGGGCGGGTCTGTCGGACTGGATGGACCTGGCCCAGAAATGGTTCGCCGCCAATCTGCGCCGCACGCCGGGCAAGGCGGCGCGCGATTACCTCGAAAAGCGCGGCCTGCCCGAGGATCAGTGGGAGCGGTTCGGGCTGGGCTATGCGCCCAACGACCGCGAGGGGCTGAAACAGGCCTTGGTCCAGCGCGGCGCCAAGCCCGCCGAACTGGTCGAGGCCGGGCTGCTGATCTCGCCCGAAAGCGGCGGCCAGCCCTATGATCGGTTCCGCGACCGGTTGATGTTCCCGATCCTGGATGCGCGCGGCCGGATCGTCAGCTTCGGCGGCCGGGCCATGAACCCCGACGACCGGGCCAAATATCTGAACGGTCCCGAAAGCCCGCTCTTCCACAAGGGCGCAACCCTCTACGGCCTGCCCGAGGCGCGGCGAATTCTTGGCGCGGAATCCAGGAACGACCAGGCCATCATCGTGGTCGAAGGCTATATGGACGTCATCGCCTGCCAGCGCGCGGGCCTGCCGGCCGTGGCGCCGATGGGTACGGCCCTGACCGAGGAGCAGATGGCGCTGTTGTGGCGGGTCAGCGCAGAACCCATCCTCTGCTTTGACGGCGATCCTGCAGGCCAGAGAGCCGCATTCCGTGCCGTCGAACGCGCCTTGCCGCTTTTGAAGCCAGAACGAAGCTTTCGTTTTGTGACCCTGACTGGCGGGCAGGACCCAGACGATATGTTGAGGGAGAAAGGCGCGCCGGCGCTACGTGAAGCGATGAGCGTGACCACGCCGTTTTCGCGAATGCTGCTCGACCGGGAGATGGCCGAGGTCGGGGCTCTCGATACACCCGAGAAGGAAGCAGGCCTTCTGGTTCGACTACGTAAAGCCGCCGCGACTATCGCTGATCCGGATTTGGCGAGGACGTACAAAGACTTTCTCGTAGGCGCCTTTTATCAGCGGGTTCGCCCCTCGCCTGAAGAAAAAAGAGCCGCGAATA includes the following:
- the dnaG gene encoding DNA primase; translation: MRFDERFIDELKARLRPSDVIGRTVKLKRQGREYVGLSPFSKEKSPSFFVNDDKGFFHDFSSGKHGDIISFLQETERLSFVEAVQRLAGEAGMQLPAEDPKEAEREQKRAGLSDWMDLAQKWFAANLRRTPGKAARDYLEKRGLPEDQWERFGLGYAPNDREGLKQALVQRGAKPAELVEAGLLISPESGGQPYDRFRDRLMFPILDARGRIVSFGGRAMNPDDRAKYLNGPESPLFHKGATLYGLPEARRILGAESRNDQAIIVVEGYMDVIACQRAGLPAVAPMGTALTEEQMALLWRVSAEPILCFDGDPAGQRAAFRAVERALPLLKPERSFRFVTLTGGQDPDDMLREKGAPALREAMSVTTPFSRMLLDREMAEVGALDTPEKEAGLLVRLRKAAATIADPDLARTYKDFLVGAFYQRVRPSPEEKRAANRVIYRDRKARSMAPIMDVTPEARAAAITLARAPRPVLAAIVEGLIAHPDTVNERGETLATQSFGDVGLDRLVSDLVRLTYEAQAMSNGLLRSRLLAMGHEETLRRIDRTAAIAHAPFLDSAASLEVAAAGLSRAVDVLLQSMALSRAMNEMKSEESFDSQAFIGLKGQRDALDRFISSGEIWTDTATLH
- the murC gene encoding UDP-N-acetylmuramate--L-alanine ligase, giving the protein MNQDASYFFCGIGGSGMLPLALIVQARGAAIEGSDRALDQGRTPEKFNWLRAHGVTLHPQDGSGVTRADQIVVATGAVEDTVPDIGAARRVGATIKTRPELLSELFNAAPTSVGVAGTSGKSTITGMIAWILHQTGRAPTVMNGAVMKNFADADHPFASAVIGGPDLFVSEVDESDGSIARYDPTVAVVSNISLDHKSMEELRDLFGGFTARATTAVLNLDNPETAALAQTLSAGKAITFGLGEEKADLSGHDLQPLPTGMKFRLIEGWSEHDVVLNVPGAHNVANALAALGAVKAVGVPTAEAVKALSTFAGIRRRMEVVGTTGDITVIDDFAHNPDKIAATLKTLHAFDGRLLILFQPHGFGPLKLMKTEFIDGFIGLMRAGDVLLMPEPVYYGGTTDRSVGSEDIASGVRAAGRQAEALPTRADCGDRIVEIAKPGDRIIVMGARDDTLSTFAAELLARLRN
- a CDS encoding LD-carboxypeptidase, encoding MDGNRVKIGVVCASSRFSRERADAIEAWIAQHHPDRDVAVVFHPACFLKHGHFAGDDRARAEAFVEFANDPRIDAVWFGRGGYGSCRIADAVLPRLNAVARKKRYMGYSDAGSLLAGMYKAGFEHLAHGPMASDAVRDDQTAKGALSWLSTGRSDWIEPSLAEDPRPAVAFNLTILNELTGTALEPDLAGHVLMLEEVSEAAYRIDRMMFHLTGQASIRRVAGIRLGRVSDVTPNDPDFGQTPEEIVRYWCLRSGIKFLGMADIGHDAANKIVPFGRP